One window of Brassica napus cultivar Da-Ae unplaced genomic scaffold, Da-Ae ScsIHWf_270;HRSCAF=446, whole genome shotgun sequence genomic DNA carries:
- the LOC125601973 gene encoding PRA1 family protein F2-like, whose protein sequence is MTNYGAIPTSSHPSPPVDLEYISHVKHRLKAGLATRRPWRSMFDLESMTVPQGFLDAISRMKTNLVYFRANYAIAVLFMLFVSLLYHPTSLLVLAILVVFWIFLYFLRDEPLVLFGHQVDDRTVMISLSALTIGMLLFTHATGNILGSLLTAVVLVLIHAGVRRSDNLYSDEEAAAAAETSGLASYPSS, encoded by the coding sequence ATGACGAACTACGGCGCGATTCCGACGTCGTCTCATCCATCTCCTCCGGTGGATCTCGAGTACATCTCACACGTCAAGCACCGTCTCAAAGCAGGTCTAGCCACGCGGCGGCCATGGAGGTCGATGTTCGATCTGGAATCAATGACTGTTCCTCAGGGTTTCTTGGACGCGATCTCGAGAATGAAGACGAATCTCGTCTACTTCAGAGCAAACTACGCCATCGCCGTCCTCTTCATGCTCTTCGTAAGCCTTCTCTACCACCCGACCTCGCTCCTCGTCTTAGCCATCTTGGTCGTCTTCTGGATCTTCCTCTACTTCCTCCGCGACGAGCCTCTCGTGCTCTTCGGTCACCAGGTCGACGATCGGACGGTCATGATCTCTCTCTCGGCGTTGACCATCGGTATGCTTTTGTTCACCCACGCCACGGGGAATATTCTCGGGTCGCTGTTGACCGCCGTCGTGTTGGTTCTGATCCACGCGGGGGTTAGGAGGAGTGATAATTTGTACTCCGATGAGGAAGCTGCGGCGGCGGCTGAAACTTCAGGGCTGGCGTCATACCCTTCCTCGTGA